The window TCGGAAGCGACCGAGTGTGGTGGATGATGTTACTAAAGTGATGTTGCTCAATATGGGACTTAAACGACtggtttatttgtttacattttgtattcTTTATGCATGTCAACTCTATATCCATTGCGGTAAGCaacttaatattaattatttatgttgaatTGTTTATTGCATGTATTAACAGTGGTGGATAGTCTCGCAGTGAATGAATAGTTCAGCTCTAATGAGTTTTGAGAATTAAAGTGTCCGcaatattcatattgtattttcCTGCATGTGTCTTCATGTCACTATTGACTTAAATGAGGAAgcaccgtgcgttcagaccagatgcactccaaactttacaaacagcttcagcttatgtagatcccaaagtatgtatatatatatatataaattattgtgTGTGTATTCATAGACATCATATAGCTAGACGCCCTATCGACCGCTACTGCCGGCGCGGACGAGCCGCGGCGCCGCCTTCTTacgccggtttcacactgcacgcgCAGCGCAGGAGCAGTGAGCGGAAGCAGGACACGCGCGTTTTGCTTTCATAAGGTGCGTACtcacacactgccagcgactttgtcgctgcaggtcgccagtggttggcggtgaagtcgctagtgggcgttcccactactggttgcctagtaacgtttataaatgacattcacggatgtcattccattgctgttgacagcgaatctcttttcttgccactaaaaacaaacattttggagggaaaagactaaatataaatggaatcagtacataaaatgctttatatcaaagatgaatgagaaacaaggcgtgctgtttgccatcgcggctgtttatctgcagcgaaaatgcaaatgccggtctgtctgggtccataaaatccccgcgatctcagatacacctttccacgcagtatttttcataaaaatgtccttgtacgtgggaagagacatgtcatagagcactggaaaatttctaacagcaagaattagcctttcattcatctttccgttactgcaggaactgagagagagagaaggatcacgtgggctctcccgtcgtctctcctatagGCGGATCTTTTGTAACGTCATTGTTAATGTTTGTCGCGTTGCATCATGGGAATCGTGTGGCAGGAaacagacataataaatacatagacgccctattggccgctttggaacgttgctgcgatacgtcaacgcgtccgccattttgcggagggcaagactgcgctgtaatcaaatgcaagtaaacgggtgagttgcggtttttctggataaaaacaaaaataacgtttACATTTGTCTATGGGAAACACCGCTAGATAcctgtaatttgattgttttgcacgtttggaggaggatttagagaagaggatggttcactcttgctgtgtggtcgattgtacggctcgttgggggcctgataaaaagttttttcGAATTTCCTCCGAAAAGGATCGCGAAAAACGAAAGAAATGGTTGCGTGCAATTAGGCGATTGAACCTGGACGCTCCGAAGAAAGCCTGGATTCCTGCAGCTTCTGATCGAGTTTGTGAGGCTCATTTTGTTCATGGTAAGTCTTAGTGACTATGTATTTATAGaagattgaaaaaaaagaaagaaactgagTCAAATCAACCGAGTCATGTTTTCGCTTTCTGATTCAGGTGTCCCAAACCGCGATCCACAGCACCCAGACTATGTTCCTCACATCAAAATGGGCCATTCTGGATCGCAAAACTTAAAAGCAAAAGAAAAGGCTGTTCAGCGATACGAACGGAGGATCAAGAGGCAACGCGAATTGCCTCTGAGATGCGAATCACGCTGTGACTCTGCTTGGCCAGGTCTAACCTCTGCTTTTAGCACGATCACTGCTTTCTGTTTGGCAGAAAAGATCGGCCCAACTTTTcgagaaacaaaataatcataggcCTCCAGACTTTTGAAAGCCTTTAATCTTTCACGAGTGAAAGGTCCAGGGgtttctattaaataagaataaatgtctccccagcagattggtggccaagacacgggcgagtcggaccaacgttttttgtcatcccagatctcatatgggctttgaataacttcgattttgtcaccaatacaaattttgagcttctctccaaacctcctccggtcttcagatgttaaagtgCTTATATATTGTGGATTTCGCCCGCTAACTCTCTTGAAAGTGCACGTCGCGTCTTTACAGCCCGCCAGAGGCGgcagcagccgattttgccggggcttaaGCCCCGAATggtttgagtgtagccccgaatgtattttgaaaagttgactgacaaatatgaaaccggacaatagcctatgtaaacccccgaaatcataagttgccttatttcattgtgctttggctttgcacatactgcatacagcctatacaaatagacataggcataatctagcctatagaataagttcctttgctgtcggtagcctatgggcgactccgttaattcctctctgttgaatatgcagcaggtaggggaggagcttgcacagtcgttgacatcaactaacgttacttattggtgagttaacagcagttagcaggaaagacagcaaaaatgaagcaaatgaggctttggggatttttcagaaagaagtcagtgggtaagattcacatttgtttttgtccttaaagtctgaagatcatcatctggctggctttcacccacagtaggtaAAACCTCATAACATCTACTACCGACTAATATAACATGTAGTAACCTCTAGCCTAGTGGTTAGCGATTCTGCCTCTCACGCTGGAGACCGTGGTTCGAGTCCAGTTCGGtacataatgttttttgtttatcaggtgttgttttcgctaaggataaccaataagcattagcataaaatgtatgtgtgacttgttttgtgatattagtttgtaataaatatacactttgagggtagcaaagatgtgccagaatcaggcatggaaactggtaacaattaatcagtcactttactttagagaaagttaaaagtgaaacattgtttatcccaatgatcctaatgaaaggattttgacagatgaacatggagaattatatacagtttgatgccatggtgtgtcaatgaacttagactaaagtcattcatgtattgctttaacttatcattttgactatttatgtcaaaaaaaataattatttatataaaaaaaaaaatgtaatacatttttataaataaaaaataaactttactcactataatataactcttttgtgatgactttatggtaatgtacatgaaaattcaagaatcatgatagatcttagggcattcccactgatctgctcttcccaatacattttcttcaatggtattggtctacaatttgacatatgtagcacttgatgaattagttgtttgaagatGATTTGCAAtgcgttatgtgctgtatctgttcatttgcatcacagatgattcagggaggagagaggatgttgagggtagtactagagtggaagatttaggaactgaaacaggcccagccacagcaaaactcaaagaataccctctcaccagctttggactacaggaaagtggttgctagtgtgaaaataaaattgtctgggctaagccctggatgtccttcaatgctggaaacgcatCTGCAGCCCGccatactgtttgttttgttgccacacaaccactcgcgcatgcgtacaaagatgtcaacaaagatcctcctattggctgtcgcttctgttagtcgctccaaagttgaacttttctcaactttgtcgcgtcgctggacacgcccacatctagcgccaatggtcgtgacagctcgtgtcgccggaagtcgctgtgctcgcattgaaaatgaatggtattgagtcgctgtcacgcgcgatgtcgctggcagtgtgtacgcacctataCTGGCAGCGTTTGACGCGCGCGGCGTGTTTACAGACAAAGTAGGCTACTCTATAATGGGTAAGTTGGCATTGCTTTATttcgttttcaaatacatttatattatattattataataatattaatataatattatataacttttggtttatctttgtttttgttgactgTGTAGTGCGAGTTGTTGATAGAAGGAAGGCCATTGCGCTGTATTTTTATGATTGTCAGCATGATATCAGCATGACATCcttatgacaatatatatatatattagttatgtgtatatacatttatacattaaattaatctaacttaaactaaactggcagtataaattatttaaacttgtttttgtagtttgggcaacaagtttgtttttggacatttgttttctttttaaattgatgaaggtcatttgattgactgtttaaaacacaatagatatcatcaatgcgcttttggtaactgctgtgtatttttgccatgatcaatgcattgtcactttaattcaACGTAAGCCGCGCGGCAAAAATAGACAGGACGCCGAAACGATCGCGGCACTGCTGCCCCTGCTACACGCTGCCGCGCCGCCTCTGCATGCGGTGTGAATGctctaatctgttaacatgggcgGCGAAAAAAATACGCGctgctaacgcgtgcagtgtgaaaccggcgtTAGACTGGTCACCCGCTCCACTCAGTGTAATCTGTATGGCAGGTGCAATGAACTGTCAgcgcatttaattaatcatacctCACTGAATACCGAACTGATTTTCACGCAGAGTTTTTTGCTGCAAAGGTCATTCATGTAGCTATGATACAGGACACATGTTCGGCGAATTTTAATATTCACAAAacttacttgtgaaaagtaatccCCCGGCCCTATTTGCGATTGTCCGCGATTAAACAGGAAAATGCTCCACAGTGCTCTGgcatcttaaagggtaactaaacccctgctcagagtctgactccacccactagcaatatttgaaaaatgctggaaaattgGGCAgacggggatagaggggacgaaccgagggcggggctgggcgggggggggcgtgcacctgagacccgtagtgacggattcattgacagctgctgtcagactctaaaatggagcgtgactggagtgacgcaagtagctttgccacggagcggtcttttgaagtcgaggacttttctcccccagcttcacctgaagtggaggagggtgaattgtctgtggacacagggacagagccatatcaattcgagccgacATGAACATGAATCTGATGTGTTTATCATGTTGATGTCAATATCGCGCggtctgtaggcatattcatattttgccgctatgtgaaaaaatccagcaaaatgcgccggcgcgtttgtcgaccccagaggattaactttagcctaaccataaattgtgattcaaatatatatgatcactcacctcaagacgccgctgcggtggtggagtccatgcaggaggagcagcgtttggcactgcgtctcTTTTCAGcgtgagctgtttggagaagcccatttccacctccattgcgttggagaagcaatcccgcgtaaaatgcagtttgcacactcctccagctctaggtgggaactcgcggtcttccagcccaaggacatgcaaccactggcgcctaatttccaagtctgctggaaagctatacagtccagcggtgctgttgcaaccagcaacactacaccaacataccatcctgaccactgtactaaatacagataatctacgctaacttgaagctatcctaactgacgcaatactatgctaccaactaactatgcttctaacaatactactcTAACAAATATgataattaactacctaggctacacaaaataatctaaataactatataaatgctatgctaaatagatgctaaaatactctatcctgatcgttttcaatactcgcaattcctgactcgctacagtggttttgcagtggtctaaagcacataactggtaatcagaagatcgctggttcgatccccacagccaccaccattgtgtccttgagtaagacacttaactccaggttgctctggggggattgtccctgtaataagtgtcgctttggattaaagcgtctgccaaatgcataaatgtaatgtaaatgttttatactgccatgggcgtgctagctcgtaccaagggcggaacctgcttacgtcagctctcaccgctttcacgaactaccgcaaacagccaataggaaaattcaactgcagtagccaccgttcaacctgaagagggcagcactcagacgtttttacaccatatattgtagaattaaaaaactttatacacaaatgtcaaaaaaattacttgaatcaatgaccagtactaataaagccccattcttacagatcattaactaaaaaaagttggtttagggtttagttaccctttaactgcTGCAGCGCAACGAAACTAGGAATACGACCGGTTTAAGATGGCGGCCGTAGTTCTCATTGCGAAGCGGCATCtagtctctatataatatctatgtGTGTATTCATAAGCgcactcgttgtggaataagtggaggcggagctctttaaaggaaacaccccggcgttacattttaaaggcagttatatttaatgcgttatagctttattaaagttcaaataatacagaaactgatcatgtaaataactataaactcagaaactgccaTTTTTATGTGTGGTCAGCGCTAGGGCTGGACGTCGACGCAAAACAAacatggcggcgccggcgagtagtagcaacacgagtggctcctcagactatcagaagtgcaaggcggcatgcactcgttcctctaaagtttGGGAATTCTTTCAtctaaaaggaaacaattccgtgatatgtcgtctttgcaaaatagAGATgaccttccattctagcaccacggcaatgcaccagcacctgaagaggcgccacccgggagcagctgcatgTTGAAATGCTCACATTCCTCCACTCCAATATATGACTGTATTTTGTcttgaatgacacacacacacacacacacacacacacacacacacacacacacacacacacacacacacacacacacacacacacagtattcttaaggtgaaagtgtaagttgttatttgcatgtgaatgaagatgcttttttcagtaagctaggcctatgttcaacataaatgttgaattctgaatgtttattttcattatttattttttgttggaaaagcactttctgtattagcttaaagcccccaagtttacaatagttactgtattctttcaatagctctaagaaagggtggctgggtgacctttttatttttttattgaatgctagatatcagaatgcattattttgctcttgtacacttttacttgaattttatttttgaattttgagtttaagaaagtgagtggcagagtgtattactactatgttgttgttatttttgtgaatgaagaattacaagatgcacttttcagtaagctaggcctatgtgtttgcAAGGCTTCAAGAttttattgaatgctaactctgactaagaatgcattactttgcacttgtatagtcttttattttttggaactttaagagcaataaacatatattgcaatgttaaggaattcattttttttttcattcagatatgtaaatcaacatgtataaattgctattagtcaattaatggggagataatcgcaATCGAAttggactgaaaaaatgaatcgatgcatcgaaaaaataatcgctagattaatcgtttaaaaaataatagtttaggTCAGcccctcttctatgagttgtgtgaatgtcccgatctaagggtgTGGTGgtaaatgttggacaaaacacaGCGCGTGCGAGCTGTGTCAAGGTCGGTCAAGGTGCTCACGATGTTGTAATTctgtgtttatgcgcttgcgctgttttgtccagcATTTAACTCTGTTCaagggggagagattgagacTGCACCGGCTGATGCAAACACTGTCACATGGACGCTgtcacacttaatgcagctagattataacgcgatgtctcacgacttattgaatcataatatatgtcactgtgcatttcttatcgtgaagaaaattgataatacgcagctttattaataagcgAGAGATTGTTTTTGTGAggtaaagatggattgaagtgaacagaaaggagagagagaggaagtcttcgccccattatacactgcaacaaaaatatgtttttgactacAAGAAATAGTTATGTGCATAAATGCATAGATGTCCACTCACTCAtatcattttggtgaattttagtgactatttttctaaaataattgattattgCTTGTAAGATATTTTTCCGCCATCACGAATTTGAGTGGTGAtgtatgttaaaaatgttaatttttctgATCAGTTtggttttaattaattatttattttattattacaaaacatttacatacatGAACAGGGAATTTACAATCATTTGTAAAGTATAATGTAATAACACAAGAACAAAAAGGACAAACACAAGGATATACATTAGAAAAGCATGATATTAGAGTTATATGacatctttaaatatatttttaaaaagcattaaagaaTCTGGAATTGTTATTGTTGTGTATAAGACTGAGGGACGAAATTACAATTCCAGAAGAAATGGTGGAAAACACATTGGAGATTTTTTTAGATTACTTtgattttctcccattttctctccaatttggaattcccagtgCCGTCttaagtcctcttggtggcgtagtgactccgtgcatcttatcacgtggcttgttgagcgcgttactgtgaAGACCTCACGCTATTATCCGACTTcaatgcacaactcgccacgtgcccatagagagcaagaaccacattatagctaccaggaggtggttaccccatgtgacgctaccctccctagcaaccgggccaaattttTGCTTagcagacctgactggagtcactcagcataccctgggttcgaactcgcgactccaggtgtggtagtcagcgtctttacacgctgagctacccaggcccccgacaGGATGGAGTAATCAGAGTTTTCATGGTAAAAAAGAATATCTTTGATAACATAGGAGATTTTAACTTCTGTTGGACTGAAAATAAAGGAGCTTAAATCTACTCAGAATGTATTCATTATGTTGCATTCAAAAAATACGAGGGCAGCAGTTTCTAATAGATGAGGTTTTAATTAGTTAATTGATGCTATAAAAAGGGGGTGTGAcgacatgattgacagctgtgattgacagcttctctgagtgaagtagttgCGGAGGCACCTGCAGACTTCCTTTCAGGAACGTCAGGAGGAGGTGAAGTCAAAACTCTTCACCTGGTGAAAATATATGCATACTGAGCATTATAACAGAGCAAAGTCTCTATTATTTCAAAATAGTTTTCTGGTGTGTTTttggcttgtttatagtttaaattcccacgttatgcaccaaatcttaatttttctgtgtattattggtattttggttgcgCACAAACCTGCTTTTgggatttttataaatgtttctagaaatgtataaaataaaactatCGGACAATTAATCGGTGATGGGACATTTCCACCACCATAATTattggtatcagcaaaatccactatcggtcaacatctattaaaaatatggattttttatatatatatatatatatatatatatatataaacactcacctaaaggattattaggaacacctgttcaatttctcattaatgcgattatctaatcaaccaatcacatggcagttgcttcaatgcatttaggggtgtggtcctggtcaagacaatctcctgaactccaaactgaatgtcagaatgggaaagaaaggtgatttaagcaattttgagcgtggcatggttgttggtgccaggcgggccggtctgagtatttcacaatctgctcagttactgggattttcacgcacaaccatgtctagggtttacaaagaatggtgtgaaaagggaaaaacatccagtatgcggcagtcctgtgggctgaaaatgccttgttgatgctagaggtcagaggagaatgggccgactgattcaagctgatagaagagcaactttgcctgaaataaccactcgttacaaccgaggtatgcagcaaagcatttgtgaagccacaacacgcacaaccttgaggtggatgggctacaacagcagaagaccccaccgggtaccactcatctccactacaaataggaaaaagaggctacaatttgcaagagctcaccaaaattggacagttgaagactggaaaaatgttgcctggtctgatgagtctcgatttctgttgagacattcagatggtagagtcagaatttggcgtaaacagaatgagaacatggatccatcatgccttgttaccactgtgcaggctggtggtggtggtgtaatggtgtggggatgttttcttggcacactttaggccccttagtgccaattgggcatcgtttaaatgccacggcctacctgagcattgtttctgaccatgtccatccctttatggccaccatgtacccatcctctgatggctacttccagcaggataatgcaccatgtcacaaagctcgaatcatttcaaattggtttcttgaacatgacaatgagttcactgtactaaaatggcccccacagtcaccagatctcaacccaatagagcatctttgggatgtggtggaacgggagcttcgtgccctggatgtgcatcccacaaatctccatcaactgcaagatgctatcctatcaatatgggccaacatttctaaagaatgctttcagcaccttgttgaatcaatgccacgtagaattaaggcagttctgaaggcgaaaggggtcaaacacagtattagtatggtgttcctaataatcctttaggtgagtgtgtgtatatatatatatatatatatatatatatttatttatttatttatttatttattttttttttttttaccagttaaaatgtgaattcttgatatcagtaattacGTTTGCACATACGGTAGATGAGTAGGTGTTATTGCGAGTATTTTGACCTGTCAGTAGCATATAAAGAGTTTTTGTCTTGTCttgcatttcttatttttcttcagAGAGACACCATCTTCACTATGTGTACACCGCTTACCAGCCTGAATCTCTCCCTGGTCCTGTGTTCAGTGCTGTGGGTCTGCTTAATGACAGAAGGATCTCTCGCTACAGTAATAAAGAACAAGAGTGGAAAAGAGAGAGTGCACTCCCAGATTTCTGGAGAGATGCTCCCAGAGGACCACCGGAGTCTAAACACTGGTTTCTAAATCTGATGAATATTCTGTCAAACTGCACAAGCTCCAGATGTCCTGGTCAGTCTGTTGGGTGTAGTTATATAGTTTTCAGGAATGTTGCTTATTAACTTCATTTTAAACTGTGGTAACTTCTAATCAGTACTTGCACTGTGATTGTAGAGCTCCATGTACTACAGAGGAGATTTGGCTGTGAGGTGGAGAGACATCCTGATGGAACAGTGAAGACACTGAAGGTCTTTGATGAGTATCAGTATGATGGAGAGGATTTCATTGCCTTTAATTTTGACACCATGCAGTGGACTGATAAAAGTCCTCAAGCCAAAGCAACTAAAATGAGGTGGGATGGTCAAAAAGTACGGAATCAGGACCTCAAAACATACCTCAAGATCTGCATGGACTGGATATCCACATTGAGTTCTTCAATAAAGAGTATGTGTCAGTCGAATCAgatcctaaagggatagttcacccaaaaaatacaaattcattcATATTCAGTATCTTGTCGTTCTAAAGctctatgatgtcataatgtagAACACCAAAGGAGATCTAAGCTGCTCTcctccatataataaaagtggaTGGTGTCCAGGGGCTGTCCCTAAGCAACCTAAAAGCACCATAAtggtagtccatatgactcatgcttGACAACTGTGGTCActgttcacttttattatatggaaaagagcaacttgGACATTCTACTTTaagacattttgtgtttcacagaggaaagaaaatcatactgaTTTCAACAGACATGTGGGTAAATCCTAacaactttttattttggggtgaaccattcctACAAGTAATTCTATTTATTTAATGGTGTCTGTTCATCTGTACTGGAGGAGTTGGGAAAAGAGTTGATGTTTATTCATCACAGACTCTTATTTGTCATTAAAATGACACATCGGTTAAACTTCAGTTTGAAGACAAAACTTTATAAGTTCTATAATGTGTTGACAGTTTAggcctttttttaataatagaagCTACTTCTAgcctttttaaaacatttgttaatttgatttattgttttttttttttattcacagtttatcCGGATATTAACATGTTTGCGTTTGAAGCTCCTTATGACAAAAGTAAGCTGATTCTGACCTGCATGGCCACCGGTTTCTACCCCCGAGATGTGAAGATGAACGTGACATTACTCGGTGGTCATTCTGAACTTTCAAACTCATCTGAAATCAGACCAAACGATGATGAAACCTTTCAGCTGAGAATCAGTGTGGAGATCAACAGACATGATAAAGATGGTTATGAGTGTCATGTCGTTCACAgcagtctgacacagccagtTTCCAAAGAATGGGGTAAATATGACCATATTTTCAGTCTTAAGTTACTATTTGCACAATTGTTGACCTCCAAAACTAATGGCAACTCAGTCAGATTACTGCAAAacataaagttcatttttagTTGTTGCATGTTACTATACATATCTAAAGCAACTTAAAGGCATTTGCTTTGTATTTGGTATGCCATATTGCATTTgtaatgtgtgcatttgtttgtccTGCAGATGGAAAATGCaacaactgcagtgaagaatcTAGATCACGTCATTCAATAGCAGCAGCGGTTGCAGTTGTATTTGTAGTTGCAGTTGTAGTTGCAGTTGTCGGTCTTGTGGTAGTTTATATAAGAAGACAAAGGTGAAGTGGTAAGTTcaatgatttaaaattattattatctctatttatttttacatggctttCTAGTTTACTCGTCTCTAAATGGTCAATCCAGGgttctgatatttctgaataatcacaaagtgATATTTTaccggtcatccgggtattgtgatcattattgtttttttaattctcgTATCACTCTGCTATCTCTACAAGTGAGATgaagaaataatttatttaatgtccatttatttatatatttggcaagTATTTGTGTAATAAGCGGGACATCGAGCAGTCATTTTCCATTTATCGTTGTATGCAGGGACAGTGTGTAGACTTGACTGTGCTTTTGATGATTTTATAAGGATTTTGGTCACACCTGCATGTATGTAGAATTGAGCCAGTAATATTTATGCGAGCAGAACAGAAGCCACTACTGTAGACGGCTAATAATTCCCCGTTATTCATATGGCACTTTAAATGCTTCAGAAGTCTTTAATCTCACAATTGAGAGTTTCTTCAATATTTGATACAACTTTTTTTCCTCAGGTACAGTAAATGGCCTTTGAAGAAACATCACCCAAAGAAACACATCGTAGGAGTTGACTTGAAGAATTCGTCTGCCCTTCACCGTCATGATCAACTTGAGTAGAGTCGTGC of the Xyrauchen texanus isolate HMW12.3.18 chromosome 10, RBS_HiC_50CHRs, whole genome shotgun sequence genome contains:
- the LOC127650156 gene encoding zinc-alpha-2-glycoprotein-like isoform X2 — its product is MVHSCCVVDCTARWGPDKKFFRISSEKDREKRKKWLRAIRRLNLDAPKKAWIPAASDRVCEAHFVHERHHLHYVYTAYQPESLPGPVFSAVGLLNDRRISRYSNKEQEWKRESALPDFWRDAPRGPPESKHWFLNLMNILSNCTSSRCPELHVLQRRFGCEVERHPDGTVKTLKVFDEYQYDGEDFIAFNFDTMQWTDKSPQAKATKMRWDGQKVRNQDLKTYLKICMDWISTLSSSIKIYPDINMFAFEAPYDKSKLILTCMATGFYPRDVKMNVTLLGGHSELSNSSEIRPNDDETFQLRISVEINRHDKDGYECHVVHSSLTQPVSKEWDGKCNNCSEESRSRHSIAAAVAVVFVVAVVVAVVGLVVVYIRRQR
- the LOC127650156 gene encoding zinc-alpha-2-glycoprotein-like isoform X1, which codes for MVHSCCVVDCTARWGPDKKFFRISSEKDREKRKKWLRAIRRLNLDAPKKAWIPAASDRVCEAHFVHGVPNRDPQHPDYVPHIKMGHSGSQNLKAKEKAVQRYERRIKRQRELPLRCESRCDSAWPERHHLHYVYTAYQPESLPGPVFSAVGLLNDRRISRYSNKEQEWKRESALPDFWRDAPRGPPESKHWFLNLMNILSNCTSSRCPELHVLQRRFGCEVERHPDGTVKTLKVFDEYQYDGEDFIAFNFDTMQWTDKSPQAKATKMRWDGQKVRNQDLKTYLKICMDWISTLSSSIKIYPDINMFAFEAPYDKSKLILTCMATGFYPRDVKMNVTLLGGHSELSNSSEIRPNDDETFQLRISVEINRHDKDGYECHVVHSSLTQPVSKEWDGKCNNCSEESRSRYSIVAVVVVVVAGAVVGLVVVYIRRQR